A window of Bombus huntii isolate Logan2020A chromosome 12, iyBomHunt1.1, whole genome shotgun sequence genomic DNA:
CTCGTAGAATGTCACTGTTCTCTTACAATAACGGTATTCCATCATCGTGATGAATCGACGAATAAAGAGATTAGATTAATCCTCGAACATGCTCTCTTGAACTCTGTCATTCAGTTTCTTGTTTACCGTGTAATTTTTGCTTTAATTGCAAATATTCCTTTCTCACCTTATAAGCATACGAATGAAGCATTCTTTGTCAGGTCATCAGTTTCTTTCCTCATGACACCGATGCACAAGCGCCGAATATTATTTGTACCTATTGTTTCGACAGTTATTATTTCTAAGTCAGACGACACGAAATCGTTTATTGTATCAAGTGAATCATAATCTTGCAACGAAATTGCATTCGTCATGACTGATGACTCACCCTTACGGGCCCTTACGAGGTCGAGGACCTGGACATTCCAACTGCACTcctttactttatttatttggctagtttctttctttcctacTCCGATTGTAGTCCTTGTTCTATCATTTCTCATAACCATAAGAAACATAGATTTTGTTACGTCGGACGGCTTTCTATGGAGGGCGGCTAAGACCTTCCTAatccaccaaccttcgtttattcaatcagaagcaatgtatattgccctcacttcctgaccaaaaatgtcatgaacaaatccgatggtcccgtgcgctagacacacccatcgctagctttcctccgacacagcatcgtcactcaacttTACTTCTTCTACACCGCTGGAAAAGTCAACTATTTCTTCTACAGCGCTAGAAAAGTCAACAACTAAGTCCAAATCTAACGCCTAAGCACGAACACTCACTTCCTCTACTAAGTATCCTCTAGTGTCACGTTCACTAACACACGAAGTTCAATTATAAGAGCCTTGCTCTAGCGTGCATATCTATCTTACCTTCGAGCGACAAGTTGTCATCTAGGAATTATATCTACTCAACAGTGTAACTTAAACGTTGGAAATAAAACCTTATAATTCTATGAATCACAGCGTTATActaactcaatcacccctattatcttaacggaaatcaggggatcgatcacctcgtggtgtcgattgctataatcgtaacgggaatttacgactcccgttgacgtctctcctcgagATTGCGTCtgcccgcgattggtcgaaaatacagatctgatataaaaattattcaactTATCTACTTTATGACATGACATGAATTTGAGATAAAGTTTGCAGACACCTATGAAATATTGTAACAACAATATATGTGTTaacaaatatttgtacaaaGAAACGTGATTAATCTGTAAGATGCTCGGCACACTATTAAGAGAGAACTATGAGTCTATGtctgaagaaataaaagtttgtAAAAGGACGTAACACAGATAAACCTGCATCGTCACGAAAATTTCCTTTTGTGTCCGATTGTGTGCAATCTCCTTTCGCGTACAAATGAGCTAGAACGTATCAAGGAATTGGGTTCAAGAAATTGCCACTTTAATTTCATCGAGCTCTCATAACACTGTCACGTCAATGTTATGTCACGGAACGTGGCCGACGCTCGCCGTGGTCGTTTCGTCTTCGTTATACCAATAAAACGAGCCGGTCGCACTACGATGCtctcaataaaaattaatgaattcCAGAAAATTCCATCGCAAAACGTCAATGGACGTCTGTTGCTCCGCGTCTGCGGCGGTGACTTGGCGCGAACACGCTTTTTCCCGCCATCTTTTGCGGTTTTCCGCACGTGATTTTCTACTGGACCGCTCCTTTGTTTCGCCTGTGGTTTATGGCCATTTAATGACTTAGAACAAGAATCTACCTGTATCGTTCTTCACCTTCAAATCTCTCAAATAAAGTTAGACTTCGGAATCGtccttattacattatacgaAGGTACGAAAATTgtgagaaatttaaaaatacgataatGCACGAAACAATGGAAAAACATAGAAAATATCCGAGGTAccatttataatatttatatgtggGTAGAAAATTCTTTACCTAAGTTTTATctgcttaatttaaaaaatatgaatttgcacaAATATCAACCTACAATACTAATTAGTATGCTGGTCGTGCAAAGAAAGGCGATTCGATTACACAGATTAGCTCGCGCGTACAGAACCGATCGTTGCATAAATCAAAGACGTATGGGCAGATATTCTTCTTAATTAATCGTGTATAACGATCGGCAAACGAGCTGCAGCGCAATTTATTTCGGTATGCCTGAGTGCAAAGTCTGTCTGGTCGTCGAATCAAGAAGGATGACGACTGAAATTCGACGAGATAAAGGTTCGATTTTAACGGAACAGGGAACAAGATCTACAAAATAGTTGTCAATAGCATTGTCATGGTCGATCTACTATTGTTCtcgaaggaaaaagagaaattacCGTAAGCCATGATAACTTCTTATTGTGGTAGGATTACGGCAAAGgctatttattcaaattacaAAAGACCATCCCATAAATTCTTCAGAACCGTCATAAATTTTCCAAACATGGTCAAACAGGCCACAAAGAGAATTCCGATTTTCTGCCAGAACATACCCAATTGTTCATTCGTCAAGAGAATTCCTAACCAGCCGTTTGGTTCATGAAACTCCTTTGCATTTTAATATTGTCGTGTAGACGGAAgcgatattttattcaaattcttTGCAACTGTTACGTAATTGTCATTTTGCTTGTCCTTCGCGGCAATTAAATTGCTGTCGAGTTTTACCTTAAGAAACGTTTCTATCGTATAGAAACTTCAACAACTTCTTTCGACGATTCAAGGAACGCCTTGAATTCGATCGttacgaaaataatttatgttaaTCGTGATCAACGTCGATTTGACTCGATCCCTCGGAAGTATCGTTGCAGGTATTACTTAATCATCGGCTCGTGCAAAGGCATCGAGCAGACGCGTTAAAAATGCTAATCGGTAGTCGCCATCTGCAACGccgtttcttttattttcataatatatttgGTGTTATCTCTGTTAGTGAACGTTTACTATTATCGGATgttaaaattgtttcaagaataaagtaataattgagtaatttatttatagagtTTGGAAACACGGTAGATGGATCGTTGAAGCAACTCGACGAATTCGACGAAGAATTTCAAATGGCCGTTCGAATAATATTCGAATCCGTAGAATTTCGATCGATTGCTATGCTATCAGACTTAGCTTAATAACTTCGATACTTACGTAATCACCGAACCTTATCAGTAATTGCTAGAATTTTCAACCAAAACGCATTATGGTAATTATTATCTGAATCATTGCGTGTCAAAATTTCTCTTTATCTTCCCTCGCTCTTATCTATGTTACATCGCAAAGTACAGCGTTTCTCAATTAACGAAACAGCAACGAACAATGTCCtaaatactaaaaatattacttaatgTAACGTGTTGCGTCAGATGATTCACTTTTTACTATCATTATCTCATATTATTAGAAATTCCCAAATAATGTCAGTTTTGTATTTTACCTGTGCAATGTTTTTAATCGAATCAATGCaacaaaatttcaacgatTCCCTCTTCCATTGCACAATTCTACGATGACGTAAAGATGACGTACTTTTCGCTATTTTTTCGATGAATCGTCCGTTCAAGTCTACGATTATTGATATGATAACGATATATCTTCATGGATGTATAGAAGGTAGAGACAATGTTTGACCATGAGAAGGTAACAAGACATCCGTCATCATCGTGGCGACTTAAATtgctaaaaaaaaatttatacggGCGTGCTGCCAATGTCAAAAGCGAGGTCGGCAGTCGATACGCCGTGCCGTAGCAGCTCTTTGTCAGCTTCGATCTAATTAATCCTCGTTAAGTCATCGTCAATTGTTTACGTAAATGAAGTATTCAACTGGCAGACGCAAACTTTTGCTCACGAATCGCACGCGTGTGTACCTTGTTTCAGCTGCGATTATTGCACATGCACGTTACGATCGTACAAAGGTATTAACACCTGTCTGCTTTATTGTCATTTGTTTGTAAGTATAATTTAGCCGAAGACAGACGTAACGCGATGCACGAGAATCGAAGTGAAAAGAACAGGTGACACGTAGGTGAAATCGAGGACGGTCTCACGAAAAGTTTCGTCTATGAGAACACGTGAATACACTTTGTTTTACGTTCAATACgaagttaaaaaatatttgcacgcGTAAGTTAAATGAAATGCAAACAGAAACGCACGATGAACGagctaaaagaataataaaataggaAGTCAGCAGGAGTTGAGGATAGAGTGGCGTGAAATGTTTCTGGCCAGACAAATTTCTCACTTTGTATTTCAAAACCGATATGCAGACTGCGCACCTTTGTGCAACTTCACCTTTTCGCGTACGTAATTAAGGAAATGAAACCTAAATAGGGACTCGCGTCACTGAAGCCGCAACAAAAAGTTGCATAGTTAGAGTTCtttaaaatatcgttttcagGATATGAAGCGAACGATCTACCTGGCTGGAAATTTTTGCACATCACTGGAGGTCCTTGAATTGATTCGAATATGAAAGGGAAACACAGTCACAGTCTAAATAAATGGAGGATAAATAGATCGAGATAAATAGCGAAGAAATCGACAAAGGTTAAAATAGGAAATGACAACGTGATTTACTTTCCGGAAGTGGAAGTTCAAGGCAGAGCGACTTACCTTGCTGCTGGCAAGGTGTACCCACTCCATTACGATATCTTTAATAATCTATTTGATTTCTCTAATGTACACGTAACAGGAACGAACGAGAAGCCTGGTATCCTAAAATGGCTTTATTAACTCTTAACTTTACACGTGTTTAATATGCAGTACTTGTCAGAGATATCTGTATACGCGTGTATCTGTGTGTCTGTGTCTGTATTATTCCACGCTTCTTTCGTTAGTCGTCGACCACACCACCCGATAGGATGATCGTTAACGAGATACGATGCCTTCTCGATCGTGCAGATCGAAGGAAGGACGATATTTCATTACCTGGCCCGATTCCTTCCATCCGGGGTTCCGTCGAGGCGCCATAGCGGACAAAAATAATTTGCGAATTCCCAGTCGACGAGTATtacttttatgtatatatcattatgTGTACAAGACATTCCTCATACGCGACGTGATAATCGTTTCTCCTCCTTCGTCTCTCCCCTCGAAGCGGAACTATTTCGGTGGTCCGCGTCCTTCTGGACTCCACCGATTTCTACGATTTTTCCTTCGTATTTCTTCCCTAATTCTTTCGTCGTTTCATTCTTGTTTCCCTagcttttcttctcttctatACAAAATACTTTCGAaccgcacacacacacacactctctctctctctcttcctctcttcgtTTCGCAggccaaaaaaaaaagaaagtaagCTCCGTCCAAAAGCTTGTTCTTAAACACGACGATCGGCTGTATGTTCGCCAATTCCGACCTCTTCTTTACAATTTTTCCACTTCTGACACCGTATCTTATAAATATCGTACACgtttattatacataatcGTCGTTTCCGTCACAATAACACAATTGCAGCGCATGAGAGTTACGCGTATAGCGATGATATGATTAGAAGCATGATATGAGTTCTGCTCTTGTCTATCGCAGGTCACAGACCGGAGATTCGAAAGTAGTCTTTGAGTAGCGTGTACACATACTGCGATCGGTCACGCACGATCGATATGGCCCCATCCACGATCCGAGcttcttttattcttattatatatatattttttttctctcgtaaAAAAAGCTTTCTGtgtctcttttcttcttttttttatttttttttttttttttttgtttaaggTAGCTCGAGCGTGGACGCGACGAGACGATTCGTGACGCATCAATTTCCTTGAACAGCGGATACGCTAAAACGTgatacaaaaatagaaaatactcCCGAGGTTTTCTAATTCGTGCGATTATCGCGACGAATCGTACATGTTGTTCGTTTCATTGGAACGCAATCGTTTTGCACTGTGGAATAGAATGATCTGCCTGATTTTTATTCTGCGATAAACAAGGCGCGGTGAAGAAGGATTGAAAAGAGATAGTCGCGTGTTAATATACTTAAATCTTCTACATTATAAAGACGtgaattaatatatattatatcgtaatttagcttgcATACCAAACatccgttttttttttttttaatcattctACATACACAAATATCAtcattatcatcatcatcattattatcatcatcatcattcaCACTAAGTTTTAATAGGAGTGACCCCAAATTTGTAGATTCGTCAACTACCTGTTCCTGTTGCGAAGAAGTGGATGAACAGAGCCTCCAAATTCGAGGTACGCAAAAGATatcgcttttctttttacttttgttttgttatttctCTTCCTGTTTCCCCTTCCCTTGTccttcgttcttttctttcgaatttCTCGCATTATTTCCTTCCTCTTTGAAAAAATATCAGGAAACTATCGAGGTATTGAAGAAACGGCAGCGCGTACATACCCGTATCCCAAAAAAATTGTGGTTCATTCtcgttcctttttccttttatttattcgttcaCGAAAATCAGTCGAAAATTTGTTTGCAACAGAGCAGCTGGTTAGATTGTACAAAATCATTCATATAAAAAACGTGTGCGCGCCCTGTTCATAGGGTGTACGGGTGTTTACGCACGTTTGTATATGTTAAAAAGTAGGTCTTATTACTTTATTCTCCTCTGTGTCCTTTTGTTCcttcttatttttaattccattttttcttctctgctttAAGTAGTTAGTACTTCTTTTTGGCTTGGTAACTATGtaaattctaaattaaattaagCCATCGACGGGTTTAGAATCGTTAAAACTAGagcttcctttttctttcaaacgataaaaaaaaaaaaaaaaatagaaacaaaaGACCTTAGATAATAGTCACAGAgctgttaaaaaaaaagaacgaattCTTTGTCTGATTGTGCGTGAAACGAATGGGAAGCTTCCTCCTGTACagtgtaaagaaaaaaaagaaataaagaaataaaaagtgcaAGACAATGTAAACCCTAGACAGTAGGTCTTGGCAGTGTTCTTCGAACGACATCAATCTAACAATAAGTAATGCAGCAGACTGTCTATCGAACGACAAATAGGTAATATacatagtttttatatatatatatatatttatatatattatcattagtttttttttcttttattctgcGTGGCCTACAGCGCCAATGGAAGCATTTTGCTGTCACTCTGCAATGGCATGTCGCGCAAACAGATACACACGGTTAAGTTATgttccattttttttctttaaaaaaatccTCACTTCTCACTAAGTTAATCGTTTAAGTCTGGCATAACCGATCGTCGGATGGGTCAGTTCAATAAAATCGCagaatatacaaaatcttctTCGTTCCTGTTTCGATATTCCTTCCTCTTGCAAAAACTTATGGACAGTATAAAAAAAGAGGCTTGAATAACTGGCGATAAAACTGTCTCGTCCGACGAAGAATTATCATGTATCTCTTTTTTCTCATCTGGCAGCGTTACGCGTTGTAGGTACGTTGTAAGATTCGTTAAGTCGATAGTCTTTGATACTTGGAGACCgtttgcttctttttttttcattttttaacagTAAATTGCGTTAAGTCGTAGAACCATTTATAGTAAGTGTTTTCTTCGTTCACAGCAGGATACCCTTATTGCTTAAAAAATGGCACTGATATTACTGAAATATTTAACGAGTATCGTTGCTGCATATACAAACACCGACTCTCTTTGCTACCCCATATTATCGAGTAAAATACATCTCGCCCTAAACGACTGGCTGGTTCTACAAGATTCGTAAACCTAAAACCTAAAATATCCGCTTACCCGGTCGGAGTAGTAGAATCAttctccctctttctttctctctttctacAGTTGAATTCGTTACGAAAGGCAACGCGTGATTTGTAATCCCATACACTCCCTAGAAAAATGTATCCCGTGAAATTACAAGACGATCGATGACAAAAAGTGCATCtgttttgttaaaaaatgaaagtaaaaagaggagaagaaaaaggaaagaaactcGAGGACGACTTTCCCATCCCTCGTTCCCTCGTCTTTCTCTTCccttaaatacgttatataccGCGGATAAATAGCGACGAATGAGTATACATGTACATAGATAATATTACAAAGTAAGTAAAAGTGGGCGTGACTTTTGGCGTGAGTTCTCCTGAACAGATCTTTCGTCTTCTCTCGTTTCgtgataccgatatacatatacatatatatattgttcGAATGCCGGGACGAACGAAAGCTTtgtgttttccttttttttttcttttttcgttttttactTAAGATTGCTGTATATGTTCAGATTACCGCAGTTGTCCATTTTACCGGCAAGCTGAGGTTTCTTCTGATAGTTGGTTTGGTTTTGCGCGTGTATTGGGGAGTCTCCGAGCATCGCTAACATATATTTGCGCGTGGGCGAGTGAACCGTATTTTGTTAGGGTGGTACGTAGGGGGGTGGTTTCCTGTACGTCGGGGTGGGTTTAGGGCGATTCTGACGATTGGTATCGCGGTTCGTTGCGAATGGTGGAGGTGGTTGGTACGGTTCCTCGGAATTCTCCTTCGGCAACATCGGCACGTCCGCGCCATCTTCAGCCTTTTGATATTCAGGAGGTGGTAGTGGTGGTTTTTCTTCCTTCAGAATGACGGGAGACTTGTTACCTGCAATAAACGGTGAAAAATATATAGCTTAGTTAACGCAAGAATAGTGGAAAATCTaggtatttaaataaatgaaaaatttatacctgGATCTGGCTTTTCATCCAACTCGTCCTGGAAAATGACGGGTATACCCTTGCTACGGAAACTCTGTCTCTCGTCGTCCTGTTCGCTGACGCTCATCTTGCCACTACGCCTTCGTCTGTACAACACGCAGGCAATGATACCGGCTAGGATGAGCATTATAGCGATTATTATAGCCGGCAGGACGAACGTGATGAGATAATCATCGTGGAATGCCCCGACTGAGGTGGAATCGTCCACTGGTGGAACGTGACTGTCAGGCGAATGAACGTCTGTTAATTCGCCAAGGCAGATGCCCATGGGGACCACAGTGATTTGTTTCACAGGGAATTTCGGGCCCATAACGTCCAGAACCTCGTCCGTGACAGATCGACGATCGTTGTCACTCTTTACGAGTACTGAACGCAATCTACTGACTTCTTCGTGGGCACAATACGAGGTAGGCAAGGTTCTGTTGTGCCACGTGATTACCGTGCTACCATTCGATATACTATGTAAAGAGATCGCACTAGTATCTTTATCTTGATACAGATCACGGAgcttttcaatgaaattacgCTTTTGAAGGGCAGAGTGTGCAAACGATTTGTACGGGATGTCCAAGGTCATGGAGAACTCCACCGTATGGTGCATGAAGGGTGCAGAATGAACAACAACCACTAGGCCGTCGGTGGCGCTTGCGCCTACAAGGAATTGACaaaagttttataaaaatatccaatGTCTAAATCGTGGAAGTGGTCAATTTTGCTTACCTTCTTTGTCAGTAACTACTAATTGATATTCCTTTCGTCCAACGTCACTACGCATTGGGACTCCGTAAAATTCTTGATTCTTGCTGTCAAATTGTAGCCATTCCTGTGGGGGAATAGGCTTGCGTTCGATGGTCAGTAGAGACATTTGCATATTTCTTGCGGAACCATCTTCTGCATCGTAGAAGGTATCCtagaataataatttgtattagatttatatttaaatgagaCAGTGCGTTTCTTCTGTTATGACATAACATACCTCTGGTACTTTAAATACAAGCAACTGGCCAACAGTGGCATTAACAAGGTCCACCTGGTTCCTAGGTACCGGTGGGAAGTTTGATTTAGGCTCTTGCGTAGACACTTTTGGTACTTCTGGACGGGATATGTCCTCACACTGTCCAATACCCTGGTAGACCACTCGTTTGACTCTAATTTCAGGGAGGAGAACATCCCTCAATGAAGGACTGGGCTCGCCGTTTTTATCAATCAGGACCTAAATCACAGATATTTAATAACAGTCTTTTTAATACGCATCTGAAAAAATAACGAGACATTAAAACCATAATTACATGCATAAGATCGTCGATATATTCTTTAGGGCACTCGCTGCTTCTAGGTAAACTATCATTGGTCCAAGTGAAAATTGCTTGGTCGCGATCGATATCAACAGCTCTAACGGTGATATGCCTGGTATCGCTATCTCCATACAATTCGGCTATTCCTCGAATTACCTATAAACCGACAACAATTGAACGCACTAGTATAGGCTCTATTATAACAGATGAATACCTTTAGCTCCCAGTCAACGTCTGTAGGAAACTCAGTGCGCTTATCGATCCTTAAATAAATACTGAATTCATGGTTCACACTGCGACTGAGCTTGTGCTGCTGTACGTGAATGTCGAGTCGATCTGTCACATTTAATCCCTCGCTATCGCCAGCTACCAATTCGTAGGTCCAGGTAGAAATATCGTTCTCCAGTGGCCTGCGCGataatgattaattaaaaagtaaattcTTTATATACAGGATATTTCACTGTTGAACATAGTTCACATATAATAAACCACTTTGTAATCGTTTCTTGACAACTAATGCTTACAATCCATAAACCTCCTGCGTCCTTTGATTGAATTGTAGCCAGTGGCTGGGTTTCAACGGTGCACCCTGCAGATACAAACTCAGCTTCAGGTTTCTGGTATCTCCGTCCTCCAGATCGCTGAACGTATTAGCAGGTATAACATAGCTCAATGGTTTTCCAGCCGTAACCGGTATCTTCTTCAGTCTCCTATCTTGTTTGGGCGGGAAGTTGCGAACTCCGTACAGTATGGTTTCCGTGGTAACCCTAGGTGGTTCCGTGGCAGCGCTGGTCGGTGCTGGAGTGGTAGTGGTCGTGGTAGTGGTTGTACTAGCAGTGGTTGGAGCCATGGTAGTAGTAGTGGTGGTAGTGGTGGTGGTTGTAGTTGTAGTGATCGGTGTGGTTCTCATCTGTGTCGTTGTTGTTGTGGGTGTTGTAGTGA
This region includes:
- the LOC126872087 gene encoding dystroglycan 1-like isoform X2 is translated as MKNPYVLACFLLLPAVLGLTLQEDDLVFDDVGEETTSTAAAVISRRLDEHRTSWYEPKYFHDAKRHQFDKVHNVPHVVVPVGHVLKLKVHKEAFSGPEDYYELFDPNGKLLRWLYWDDAASTVMGVPTKKDVGRRVLSVKVMPKHDVSETKDLFVVQVVPEKHEELKHRDGKTHCNEGEEQTLLTILLDARFDNLSPVTRVNTIENLAGFLGLHVSAFSMHPQNAKESFNDDSTVILSGSGNVKHRKEKHLTAVQWQVGCDGHLWRHQTDLVKHLREQAKDGTLAEVMQLPVLLWRVKTESSLLLRSRRESGSGHYGNADYESYDDYDIEYDSEDDEDGEDGEDGEDGDDSQVSPTFMPDTNSPRANLPEHPHRHHHGEEPIDWNTEEDIDEEEIPVVNQPNVVESALNRTTTDTTSTPTEQSSMSSTKQPITLLPIPANTTTTTTTTALVTNITTTPTTTTTQMRTTPITTTTTTTTTTTTTTMAPTTASTTTTTTTTTPAPTSAATEPPRVTTETILYGVRNFPPKQDRRLKKIPVTAGKPLSYVIPANTFSDLEDGDTRNLKLSLYLQGAPLKPSHWLQFNQRTQEVYGLPLENDISTWTYELVAGDSEGLNVTDRLDIHVQQHKLSRSVNHEFSIYLRIDKRTEFPTDVDWELKVIRGIAELYGDSDTRHITVRAVDIDRDQAIFTWTNDSLPRSSECPKEYIDDLMHVLIDKNGEPSPSLRDVLLPEIRVKRVVYQGIGQCEDISRPEVPKVSTQEPKSNFPPVPRNQVDLVNATVGQLLVFKVPEDTFYDAEDGSARNMQMSLLTIERKPIPPQEWLQFDSKNQEFYGVPMRSDVGRKEYQLVVTDKEGASATDGLVVVVHSAPFMHHTVEFSMTLDIPYKSFAHSALQKRNFIEKLRDLYQDKDTSAISLHSISNGSTVITWHNRTLPTSYCAHEEVSRLRSVLVKSDNDRRSVTDEVLDVMGPKFPVKQITVVPMGICLGELTDVHSPDSHVPPVDDSTSVGAFHDDYLITFVLPAIIIAIMLILAGIIACVLYRRRRSGKMSVSEQDDERQSFRSKGIPVIFQDELDEKPDPGNKSPVILKEEKPPLPPPEYQKAEDGADVPMLPKENSEEPYQPPPPFATNRDTNRQNRPKPTPTYRKPPPYVPP
- the LOC126872087 gene encoding uncharacterized protein LOC126872087 isoform X1, whose amino-acid sequence is MKNPYVLACFLLLPAVLGLTLQEDDLVFDDVGEETTSTAAAVISRRLDEHRTSWYEPKYFHDAKRHQFDKVHNVPHVVVPVGHVLKLKVHKEAFSGPEDYYELFDPNGKLLRWLYWDDAASTVMGVPTKKDVGRRVLSVKVMPKHDVSETKDLFVVQVVPEKHEELKHRDGKTHCNEGEEQTLLTILLDARFDNLSPVTRVNTIENLAGFLGLHVSAFSMHPQNAKESFNDDSTVILSGSGNVKHRKEKHLTAVQWQVGCDGHLWRHQTDLVKHLREQAKDGTLAEVMQLPVLLWRVKTESSLLLRSRRESGSGHYGNADYESYDDYDIEYDSEDDEDGEDGEDGEDGDDSQVSPTFMPDTNSPRANLPEHPHRHHHGEEPIDWNTEEDIDEEEIPVVNQPNVVESALNRTTTDTTSTTTTTELTSPPSTTPTTTTTTTTSTTSTTTTTTQQPPSSTANTTTSTTTSTTIADTTTASIMPTIIVPSTETPEKSESTEETTKNTRYTETESLNVSSVTIPELTTIPPSVIVPHSSTTTMGTTPTTVVVERTEPDVTNGTVNVTTEEPTEQSSMSSTKQPITLLPIPANTTTTTTTTALVTNITTTPTTTTTQMRTTPITTTTTTTTTTTTTTMAPTTASTTTTTTTTTPAPTSAATEPPRVTTETILYGVRNFPPKQDRRLKKIPVTAGKPLSYVIPANTFSDLEDGDTRNLKLSLYLQGAPLKPSHWLQFNQRTQEVYGLPLENDISTWTYELVAGDSEGLNVTDRLDIHVQQHKLSRSVNHEFSIYLRIDKRTEFPTDVDWELKVIRGIAELYGDSDTRHITVRAVDIDRDQAIFTWTNDSLPRSSECPKEYIDDLMHVLIDKNGEPSPSLRDVLLPEIRVKRVVYQGIGQCEDISRPEVPKVSTQEPKSNFPPVPRNQVDLVNATVGQLLVFKVPEDTFYDAEDGSARNMQMSLLTIERKPIPPQEWLQFDSKNQEFYGVPMRSDVGRKEYQLVVTDKEGASATDGLVVVVHSAPFMHHTVEFSMTLDIPYKSFAHSALQKRNFIEKLRDLYQDKDTSAISLHSISNGSTVITWHNRTLPTSYCAHEEVSRLRSVLVKSDNDRRSVTDEVLDVMGPKFPVKQITVVPMGICLGELTDVHSPDSHVPPVDDSTSVGAFHDDYLITFVLPAIIIAIMLILAGIIACVLYRRRRSGKMSVSEQDDERQSFRSKGIPVIFQDELDEKPDPGNKSPVILKEEKPPLPPPEYQKAEDGADVPMLPKENSEEPYQPPPPFATNRDTNRQNRPKPTPTYRKPPPYVPP